In Leptospira selangorensis, the following are encoded in one genomic region:
- a CDS encoding precorrin-2 dehydrogenase/sirohydrochlorin ferrochelatase family protein, with protein MSQLLPVFIKLENKKVLVVGGGNVALEKLQHLKDTGCVLTVISKEFKSETVRLLSSIKDAKIETREVQISDLNGFDLVYSATNDRQTNRDLVEYAKQKKIWINCADDPSLCDFYSSAYFDRGPIRVAVSTQGGFAGLAGTIRTILEEILPKDHDPELENLLEIRNLSKSKLGDPEKRKAALKFLLGEFKEKYLSTDAKS; from the coding sequence ATGAGCCAACTTCTTCCGGTTTTTATAAAATTAGAAAATAAAAAAGTGTTAGTAGTGGGCGGGGGAAATGTCGCTCTCGAAAAATTACAACATCTTAAAGATACCGGCTGTGTACTTACAGTTATCTCTAAAGAATTCAAATCGGAAACTGTTCGTTTGCTTTCTTCCATTAAAGATGCAAAAATAGAAACAAGAGAAGTTCAGATTTCCGATCTAAACGGTTTTGATCTGGTATATTCCGCTACAAACGATAGGCAGACCAATCGTGATCTGGTGGAATACGCCAAACAAAAAAAAATTTGGATCAATTGTGCGGATGATCCTTCTCTGTGTGATTTTTATTCTTCTGCATATTTTGATAGGGGCCCGATCCGTGTGGCGGTTTCCACTCAAGGAGGGTTCGCTGGACTTGCAGGAACCATCCGTACCATTCTAGAGGAGATCCTTCCCAAGGATCATGATCCGGAATTGGAAAATTTATTAGAAATCCGTAATTTAAGTAAGAGTAAACTGGGAGATCCGGAAAAAAGAAAAGCGGCTCTCAAATTTCTTCTTGGAGAGTTCAAAGAAAAATATCTCTCCACGGATGCGAAATCATAG
- the cobA gene encoding uroporphyrinogen-III C-methyltransferase — protein MNTEVGKVYLVGAGPGNPELMTLKALRILEKAEVILYDALLDSSFLEYFPSSALVHYVGKRAGQHSATQEEIQDLIVRYSLQGKTVVRLKGGDPFVFGRGGEELLTLRKHKIPYEIIPGVSALSAGSSGAGFPLTHRGLSRQVLIMDGHTVLQEDTDWKWFAEFKGTIALFMGTSSIVQISKNLIDNGASSLVPVALVENASLKNQKVTITSLGRIIEEGLSKQSSGPGIIYIGPVVHLIGENPELDFQGFASQGEGV, from the coding sequence ATGAATACCGAAGTGGGAAAAGTATATTTGGTGGGCGCAGGTCCCGGAAATCCGGAACTAATGACCTTGAAAGCTCTCAGAATATTAGAAAAAGCGGAAGTAATTCTTTACGACGCTTTATTAGATTCTTCCTTTTTGGAATATTTTCCCTCTTCTGCGCTTGTTCATTATGTGGGTAAAAGGGCAGGACAACATTCTGCAACCCAAGAAGAGATCCAGGATCTGATCGTTCGATATTCTCTCCAAGGTAAAACCGTAGTACGTTTGAAAGGAGGAGATCCTTTCGTATTCGGCAGAGGCGGAGAAGAATTACTTACTTTAAGAAAACATAAAATTCCATATGAGATAATTCCCGGAGTAAGCGCATTAAGCGCTGGATCTTCCGGAGCAGGTTTTCCTTTAACACATAGAGGATTGTCCAGACAGGTACTGATCATGGACGGTCATACTGTTTTACAGGAAGATACCGATTGGAAATGGTTTGCGGAGTTTAAGGGTACGATCGCTCTGTTTATGGGAACTTCTTCCATTGTACAGATCTCTAAAAATTTGATCGATAACGGAGCTTCTTCTCTTGTTCCAGTGGCTCTCGTAGAGAACGCGAGTTTAAAAAATCAGAAGGTCACTATAACTAGCTTGGGTAGAATTATAGAAGAAGGTTTATCCAAACAAAGTTCCGGACCTGGGATTATTTATATAGGGCCTGTCGTACATCTGATCGGAGAAAATCCTGAACTAGACTTTCAAGGATTTGCTTCTCAAGGAGAAGGAGTATGA